One Bartonella kosoyi DNA segment encodes these proteins:
- a CDS encoding aspartate carbamoyltransferase catalytic subunit — translation MIQDNFFPLFPHKHLLAIKDLSVQDLNTLLDRAEANVILSNKIDKTKSILRGRTQINLFFEASTRTQSSFELAGKRLGADVISVAIGNSSVKKGETLFDTAATLNAMKPDILVFRHSSAGAAALLAQTVDCCVINAGDGAHEHPTQALLDALTIKRAKGRIEGLTVAICGDILHSRVARSNILSLNALGARVRAVAPSTLLPTEINHMSVEVFNTMKDGLKDADVIMMLRLQHERMTGSFIPSTREYFHYFGLHKENLAYAKNNCIILHPGPINRGVEIASDIADGPQSMIHTQVEMGIAVRMAVMEALLDSRLKIHGEKK, via the coding sequence ATGATTCAAGATAATTTTTTTCCACTTTTCCCTCATAAACATCTTTTAGCTATTAAAGATCTAAGTGTACAAGACCTTAATACATTGCTTGATCGTGCAGAAGCAAACGTTATCCTTTCTAACAAAATTGATAAAACAAAATCTATTTTGCGTGGACGGACTCAAATTAATCTCTTTTTTGAAGCCTCTACACGAACACAATCTTCTTTTGAATTAGCCGGTAAAAGGTTGGGAGCAGACGTGATAAGTGTCGCGATCGGTAACTCATCTGTAAAAAAAGGGGAAACATTATTTGATACAGCCGCAACACTTAATGCGATGAAGCCAGATATACTGGTTTTCCGCCATAGCAGTGCGGGAGCAGCCGCTTTATTAGCGCAAACAGTTGATTGTTGTGTCATTAATGCAGGTGATGGTGCTCATGAACATCCAACCCAAGCTTTATTAGATGCTCTCACCATTAAAAGAGCAAAAGGTCGTATTGAAGGATTAACGGTTGCCATTTGCGGAGATATCTTGCACTCACGTGTTGCACGTTCGAATATCCTTAGTCTTAATGCTTTGGGGGCTCGTGTTCGTGCTGTCGCCCCTTCAACACTCCTACCCACCGAAATTAATCATATGAGTGTTGAGGTTTTTAACACCATGAAAGATGGTCTTAAAGATGCTGATGTTATTATGATGTTACGCTTACAGCATGAACGAATGACAGGTTCTTTTATTCCCTCCACGCGTGAATATTTTCATTATTTTGGCTTGCATAAAGAAAATTTAGCCTATGCCAAAAACAATTGCATTATTTTGCATCCTGGTCCTATAAACCGTGGTGTGGAGATTGCATCTGATATAGCCGATGGACCACAAAGTATGATTCATACCCAAGTAGAAATGGGAATTGCAGTGCGTATGGCAGTCATGGAGGCTTTATTAGATTCGCGCTTGAAGATCCATGGAGAAAAAAAATGA
- a CDS encoding dihydroorotase has product MIKPIVFQKARIIDPSRAIDEIGTVIVENGQIIAAGKEALNQGVPEGAEVINAQNKAILPGLVDASVFVGEPGNENRETIASASQAAAAGGITSFLMMPDTHPVIDNVALVQFIKRTAGEMSSVNIYPVAAITQGFNGDKITEFGLLKDAGAVAFSEGKKTLQNSSVMRRAMTYARDFDVPLIHETQDKDLTEQGVMNEGLLASWLGLSGIPREAEVIPLERDLRLAALTQTRYHATQISTALSADALRLGKKHNEKISAGVSINHLSLNENDIGQYQTSFRLMPPLRTEEDRIAMIEAVKDGTIDVIVSSHDPQGIDTKHLPFNDAAAGAIGMETLLSAALRLYHDESLSLLRITELLSTMPAKLFGLNAGTLKKGAYADLIVVDLEEPWVVSKENLYSRSKNTPFEKARFQGRVLQTFVKGKSVFKLDQQT; this is encoded by the coding sequence ATGATAAAACCAATTGTTTTTCAAAAGGCTCGTATTATTGATCCTTCACGCGCAATCGATGAAATTGGTACAGTTATTGTTGAAAATGGACAGATTATAGCCGCTGGAAAAGAAGCTCTGAATCAGGGAGTTCCTGAAGGCGCAGAAGTTATTAATGCACAAAACAAAGCAATTCTCCCTGGACTTGTTGATGCAAGTGTTTTTGTTGGAGAACCAGGAAATGAAAATCGTGAAACAATTGCATCGGCAAGTCAAGCAGCTGCAGCAGGTGGAATTACTTCCTTTCTTATGATGCCAGACACGCATCCAGTTATTGATAACGTTGCTCTCGTTCAATTTATTAAACGTACAGCAGGAGAAATGTCATCGGTCAATATTTATCCCGTTGCGGCAATCACACAAGGTTTCAACGGAGACAAAATAACCGAATTTGGTTTGCTCAAGGATGCAGGAGCTGTTGCTTTTAGTGAAGGGAAAAAAACACTCCAAAATTCATCTGTTATGCGACGTGCAATGACTTATGCACGTGATTTTGATGTTCCATTGATACACGAAACGCAAGATAAAGATCTTACAGAACAAGGCGTAATGAATGAAGGACTACTCGCCAGTTGGCTTGGTCTTTCTGGCATTCCCCGTGAAGCAGAAGTTATCCCACTTGAAAGGGATTTGCGCCTAGCAGCATTAACGCAAACACGCTATCACGCCACCCAGATATCGACAGCACTCTCTGCTGATGCCCTCCGCTTAGGCAAGAAACACAATGAGAAAATTTCAGCTGGTGTATCGATTAATCATTTATCTCTCAACGAAAATGACATTGGCCAATATCAAACTTCTTTCCGCCTCATGCCTCCTTTGCGTACAGAAGAAGACCGTATAGCAATGATTGAAGCAGTAAAAGATGGAACGATAGACGTCATTGTCTCTTCCCATGATCCCCAGGGTATCGACACAAAACATTTACCATTCAATGATGCAGCAGCGGGCGCTATCGGTATGGAAACCTTATTAAGTGCAGCTTTACGTCTTTATCATGATGAGAGCCTATCTCTTCTACGGATAACTGAACTTTTGTCAACGATGCCTGCAAAGCTCTTTGGACTCAATGCAGGAACACTGAAGAAAGGTGCTTATGCAGACCTTATTGTCGTTGATCTTGAAGAACCATGGGTTGTTTCGAAAGAGAATCTCTATTCACGTTCAAAAAACACACCTTTTGAGAAGGCACGTTTTCAAGGACGCGTACTCCAGACCTTTGTGAAAGGGAAATCCGTTTTTAAACTTGATCAACAAACTTAA
- the plsY gene encoding glycerol-3-phosphate 1-O-acyltransferase PlsY yields the protein MNEAEIFFQSTPWFIFLISYLIGSIPFGLLFTRLAKLGDIRTIGSGNIGATNVLRTGNKKVAALTLLCDMLKGTIVVFIIKFFSDPLDNNILVSLAGFFTFLGHLFPVWLKFKGGKGVATYLGVCLGVYWPTAIIFIIVWSAIFLLMRYSSLSALVAVSITPIFVFYFSDSYFYCMLIAMSLFVFIKHSANIRRLLIGEESKIGTQNRDK from the coding sequence ATGAATGAAGCAGAAATATTTTTTCAGTCCACTCCATGGTTTATTTTCCTCATATCTTATCTCATTGGCTCAATCCCATTTGGTCTTCTATTTACGAGATTGGCCAAACTTGGCGATATAAGAACAATCGGTTCCGGCAATATTGGAGCAACCAATGTTTTACGAACAGGAAATAAAAAAGTTGCTGCTCTAACACTTCTTTGTGATATGTTGAAAGGAACTATTGTTGTCTTCATTATAAAGTTCTTTAGTGATCCGTTAGACAATAATATCCTTGTTTCTCTAGCAGGTTTTTTTACTTTCTTAGGACATCTTTTTCCCGTATGGCTTAAATTTAAAGGTGGCAAAGGTGTCGCTACCTATCTAGGGGTTTGCTTAGGAGTTTATTGGCCCACAGCAATTATTTTTATTATTGTATGGAGCGCGATTTTTCTTCTCATGCGTTATTCTTCATTATCTGCACTTGTTGCAGTTTCGATCACGCCGATATTTGTTTTTTATTTTTCCGATTCCTATTTCTATTGTATGCTCATCGCGATGAGCCTATTTGTGTTCATAAAACATTCTGCAAATATCCGTAGATTACTCATTGGGGAAGAAAGTAAGATTGGTACGCAAAACAGAGATAAATAA
- the dprA gene encoding DNA-processing protein DprA yields the protein MGKKVRLVRKTEINKGILLTDRQRLSWLRLLRSENIGAVSFRNLIDHYKTAENALAALPELSRKGGGSASLKIASLEDAEKEIQEAERLGVRFIGMGEPDYPTFLKVTEAPPPLIAVKGNVSIFQKTSIGIIGSRNASAAGKKLTAQFAHFLGEADFVIISGLARGIDSVAHQASLKTGTVAVMAGGIDHIYPPENKKLHENIIANGGAIISEMPISWKPRAIDFPRRNRIIAALSLGLLVVEAALRSGSLITARQAAEMGRLIFAIPGSPLDPRSVGTNNLIKDGALLTTHPSDIIETLAPLISPLPNSQLNFFEEPSSLQLEKENFNSEHEKNTPSSLADDDAARAAVLSALSTTPIDLDTLSTHSGISLPTLYLLLVELELAGKLIRHSGGCVSLSNLDLPQEPLHY from the coding sequence TTGGGGAAGAAAGTAAGATTGGTACGCAAAACAGAGATAAATAAGGGAATCTTGCTTACAGATCGTCAACGTCTAAGCTGGTTACGGTTATTGCGCAGTGAAAATATTGGGGCTGTTAGTTTTCGCAATCTCATTGATCATTATAAAACAGCAGAAAATGCTCTAGCAGCGCTGCCAGAGCTTAGTAGAAAAGGAGGTGGTTCTGCATCACTTAAAATAGCAAGCTTAGAAGATGCAGAAAAAGAAATACAAGAAGCTGAAAGATTAGGTGTCCGGTTTATCGGCATGGGAGAACCAGATTATCCAACTTTTCTTAAAGTTACAGAAGCACCTCCGCCGCTTATTGCTGTCAAAGGTAATGTTTCGATTTTTCAAAAAACTTCTATTGGAATTATAGGCTCTCGAAATGCTTCAGCTGCTGGAAAAAAGCTTACGGCTCAATTTGCGCATTTTCTGGGAGAAGCAGACTTTGTAATAATCTCTGGGCTTGCTCGTGGTATTGATAGCGTTGCGCATCAAGCAAGTTTAAAAACAGGAACAGTTGCGGTCATGGCAGGGGGAATAGATCATATCTATCCTCCTGAAAATAAAAAATTGCATGAGAATATTATCGCCAATGGTGGAGCCATCATCAGCGAAATGCCCATTTCTTGGAAGCCGCGCGCTATCGATTTTCCAAGAAGAAACCGTATTATTGCAGCTCTATCACTTGGTCTCTTGGTTGTGGAGGCAGCTCTACGCTCAGGATCCTTAATTACCGCACGTCAAGCAGCAGAAATGGGACGGTTGATTTTTGCTATTCCCGGTTCTCCACTTGATCCAAGATCTGTTGGCACAAACAACCTTATCAAGGATGGTGCTCTCCTCACCACACATCCTTCTGACATTATAGAAACACTTGCGCCATTAATTTCACCGCTTCCAAACTCCCAACTCAATTTTTTTGAAGAACCATCCTCTTTACAACTTGAAAAGGAAAATTTTAATTCAGAACACGAAAAGAACACTCCTTCCTCTCTCGCAGATGATGATGCAGCACGTGCAGCAGTTCTCTCTGCTCTTTCAACAACACCAATCGACTTAGACACACTGAGTACCCACTCAGGTATTTCACTCCCAACTCTCTACCTCTTATTGGTAGAACTAGAGCTTGCTGGAAAGCTTATTCGACACTCTGGTGGTTGTGTGTCATTGTCGAATCTTGATCTTCCCCAAGAGCCTCTGCACTATTAA
- the topA gene encoding type I DNA topoisomerase, translating into MNIVIVESPAKAKTINKYLGSQYKVVASFGHVRDLPAKDGSVLPDQDFSMKWDIDSAAAKRLNEIAKAVKEADSLILATDPDREGEAISWHILDVLRQKKVLKDKPIKRVVFNAITKKSVLDAMNNPRDIDTSLVDAYLARRALDYLVGFTLSPVLWRKLPGARSAGRVQSVALRIICDRESEIEHFIKEDYWSITTQLKTIRNDHFQARLTMFNQRKIGKLDIQSQERADQIRLMLEKAQYHTLSVEAKPTKRNPFPPFTTSTLQQAASSKLGFSASRTMQIAQKLYEGIEINGEMAGLITYMRTDGVQIAPEAIDAARKVIHESFGKDYVPEKPRFYSTKAKNAQEAHEAIRPTDFQRTPNQVRNFLDNDQAKLYELIWKRAIASQMCSAEIERTTVEIEAKQGDNRANLRATGSVIRFDGFISVYTDQRDEENNEENETTRLPQINTGESLTKEKVESVQHTTEPPSRYSEASLIKKLEELGIGRPSTYASTLATLCDRGYIIIDKRKLIPDAKGRIVTAFLENFFNRYVEYGFTADLEEKLDLISDGKLSWKDVLRDFWDGFNASISNIQELRIANVLDVLNVTLAPLAFPEREDGSDVRSCPLCKNGQLSLKLGRYGAFVGCSNYPECKYTRQLGTNIEEDNEAVRNDEPVMLGIDPETGKDISLRNGRFGPYIQRGESKEVKRAGLPKEWQAENITLEKALALLSLPREIGIHPETGKMITATIGRYGPYLSHNGKSARLLHADEVFDIGINRAVTVLAEQQENKTKQSRTTSAALATLGEHPEGGTVTVRNGRFGPYVNWGKINATLPKEKDPISVTLSEALELISAKASSKKTTSKRASSKTKAKTKET; encoded by the coding sequence ATGAATATCGTTATCGTTGAATCTCCAGCAAAAGCAAAAACAATTAATAAATATCTTGGATCTCAATACAAAGTTGTCGCATCATTTGGACATGTTCGTGATTTACCTGCAAAAGATGGTTCCGTTTTACCCGATCAAGATTTTTCGATGAAATGGGATATAGATTCTGCGGCTGCTAAACGTTTAAATGAAATAGCAAAAGCTGTTAAAGAAGCTGATAGCCTTATCTTGGCAACAGACCCTGATCGCGAAGGAGAAGCTATTTCATGGCATATTCTCGATGTTCTTCGTCAAAAAAAAGTTTTAAAAGATAAACCTATTAAAAGAGTTGTCTTCAATGCCATCACTAAAAAATCTGTACTCGATGCCATGAACAATCCACGTGATATTGATACATCACTTGTCGATGCTTATCTTGCACGTCGTGCTCTCGATTACCTTGTAGGTTTTACACTTTCACCTGTTTTATGGCGTAAACTCCCTGGTGCACGCTCAGCTGGGCGCGTTCAATCGGTTGCTTTACGTATTATTTGCGACCGTGAATCAGAAATAGAACATTTTATTAAAGAAGATTATTGGTCCATTACAACACAGTTAAAAACCATTCGAAATGATCATTTCCAAGCCAGACTGACAATGTTTAATCAAAGGAAGATTGGAAAACTTGATATTCAATCTCAAGAACGAGCAGATCAAATTCGCCTTATGCTGGAGAAGGCTCAATATCATACACTCAGTGTTGAAGCAAAACCTACAAAGAGAAATCCTTTTCCTCCGTTTACAACTTCTACACTACAACAAGCAGCTTCTTCAAAATTAGGCTTTTCAGCTTCTCGCACGATGCAAATTGCCCAAAAGCTTTATGAAGGGATTGAAATTAATGGTGAAATGGCAGGGCTTATTACTTATATGCGTACCGATGGTGTACAAATAGCGCCAGAAGCCATTGATGCTGCAAGAAAAGTCATTCATGAATCTTTTGGTAAAGACTATGTTCCTGAAAAACCACGTTTTTACTCAACGAAAGCAAAAAATGCACAGGAAGCGCATGAAGCAATCCGCCCAACAGATTTTCAACGCACTCCCAATCAAGTCCGTAATTTTCTCGACAATGATCAGGCAAAGCTCTATGAACTGATATGGAAGCGCGCTATTGCCAGCCAAATGTGTTCTGCTGAAATTGAACGTACAACCGTTGAAATTGAAGCCAAGCAAGGAGACAACCGTGCAAATCTTCGTGCAACAGGATCTGTTATTCGTTTTGACGGATTTATTTCCGTCTATACGGATCAACGAGACGAAGAAAATAATGAAGAAAATGAAACAACACGTTTACCGCAAATAAACACGGGTGAATCACTTACAAAAGAAAAAGTTGAATCTGTACAACATACCACAGAGCCCCCTTCCCGTTATTCTGAAGCTTCATTAATTAAAAAGCTTGAAGAATTAGGAATTGGTCGTCCTTCAACTTATGCCTCCACATTAGCGACATTGTGTGATCGTGGATATATTATCATTGATAAACGCAAACTTATTCCTGATGCTAAAGGCCGTATTGTTACAGCCTTTCTTGAAAACTTCTTTAATCGCTATGTAGAATATGGTTTTACAGCAGATCTTGAAGAAAAGCTGGATCTTATATCGGATGGCAAACTTTCTTGGAAAGATGTATTACGAGATTTTTGGGATGGATTTAATGCCTCTATTAGCAATATCCAAGAACTCCGTATCGCCAATGTCCTTGATGTTTTAAATGTAACATTAGCACCTCTTGCCTTTCCTGAACGTGAAGACGGAAGTGATGTGCGTTCCTGTCCTCTCTGTAAAAATGGTCAATTATCATTAAAACTCGGTCGTTATGGTGCTTTTGTTGGCTGTTCCAATTATCCTGAATGCAAATACACACGCCAACTTGGTACAAATATAGAAGAAGATAATGAAGCAGTGCGCAATGATGAACCTGTTATGCTTGGAATTGATCCTGAAACAGGAAAAGATATTTCTCTTCGCAATGGCCGTTTTGGTCCCTATATTCAACGAGGTGAAAGCAAAGAAGTTAAGCGTGCAGGACTACCAAAAGAATGGCAGGCAGAAAATATAACCCTTGAAAAGGCCTTGGCTTTACTATCCCTTCCCCGTGAAATTGGCATTCATCCTGAAACAGGAAAAATGATCACGGCGACAATTGGACGATATGGTCCCTACCTTAGTCATAATGGAAAATCTGCACGCCTTCTTCATGCAGATGAAGTGTTTGATATTGGTATCAATCGCGCTGTTACAGTATTGGCAGAACAACAAGAAAATAAAACCAAGCAAAGTAGAACAACATCTGCAGCATTGGCAACATTAGGGGAGCATCCAGAAGGAGGAACTGTCACTGTGCGTAATGGCCGTTTCGGTCCTTATGTCAATTGGGGTAAAATTAATGCAACATTGCCAAAAGAGAAAGATCCCATTAGTGTAACACTTTCAGAGGCATTAGAACTTATATCGGCTAAAGCATCGAGTAAAAAGACAACTTCAAAAAGAGCTTCTTCCAAAACAAAAGCAAAAACAAAAGAGACATAA
- the rnr gene encoding ribonuclease R codes for MAKGEKNVKYLSSFKEGKLPNKEEILSFINENPDRSSKREIAKVFNLKGDSRIWLRDILRALKDQNLISKQRKRAINKGKLPPVALVKINDRDKDGSFIAQPLEWEETPKPNIEIYSFRHIKGESIGVGDHVLVKIFRNKNSQNPPYTGRIIRKIELSPKSTLGVIRKLENNQWRLDPIDRKTNELMVEISPEMKIETGDLVEVEIKKNTGYGLKSAQIKNVLGHIKSEKTLSMISILSKGIPYIFPESVLEQVKHIKAANMDNREDWRQLPFITIDPPDAKDHDDAVYASKDKDPTNNGGWIIIVAIADVSYYIKTGSALDKEALKRGNSVYFPDTVVPMLPERLSHDLCSLHEGKERPALAVRMIFDANGNKQKHSFHRIMMRVRAKLSYQEVQLARKGHIHKKRAPLLENILQPLWEAYACLKIARHRRQPLELEIAEKKIILDQNGCIQDVVSEEHLEAHRLIEEFMIQANIAASETLKKHHQPFIYRIHDKPSLAKQEILRTFLQSLGISLSKSAELTSARLNRILEKVAHTEQQELVNQVILRSQSQAEYNPKNSGHFGLNLQNYTHFTSPIRRYADLIIHRALIKALKLGNDQLTDTQEQNLAEIATQISLYERRAMVAERETIDRLVAHYLTNKIGRVFTGRISGVTKAGLFISLDKLNTDGFVHISTLKNDYYHFDEAQHVLVGQHSHKGYQLSDIVEVKLITVQPFAGALSFELLTEPRSIKFSSTSYHKNKLKKQKRTFYGRRKY; via the coding sequence TTGGCTAAAGGTGAAAAAAACGTAAAATATCTCTCCTCATTCAAGGAAGGAAAATTACCTAATAAGGAAGAAATTCTTTCCTTTATTAACGAGAACCCTGATCGATCAAGTAAACGAGAAATCGCCAAGGTTTTTAACTTAAAAGGCGATTCTCGTATTTGGCTTAGAGATATATTACGTGCATTAAAGGATCAAAATCTTATATCTAAACAGCGCAAAAGGGCAATAAACAAAGGAAAATTACCTCCTGTTGCTTTAGTGAAAATTAATGATCGTGATAAAGATGGCAGTTTTATTGCACAACCTCTTGAATGGGAAGAAACACCAAAACCCAATATTGAAATATACTCTTTTCGTCACATAAAAGGAGAAAGCATTGGTGTTGGAGATCATGTTCTTGTAAAAATTTTTCGAAATAAAAATTCTCAAAATCCCCCTTATACGGGGCGCATTATTCGTAAAATTGAACTATCCCCAAAGAGCACATTGGGCGTTATACGAAAATTAGAAAACAATCAATGGCGCCTTGATCCTATAGATCGCAAAACCAATGAACTCATGGTTGAAATATCTCCAGAAATGAAGATTGAAACAGGTGATCTTGTTGAAGTTGAAATCAAAAAAAATACTGGTTATGGACTGAAAAGTGCGCAAATAAAAAATGTTTTAGGGCATATTAAGAGTGAGAAAACACTTTCAATGATTTCCATTCTCTCAAAAGGAATTCCTTATATTTTTCCTGAAAGCGTTCTTGAGCAAGTTAAACATATCAAAGCTGCCAATATGGATAATCGCGAAGATTGGCGACAATTACCATTTATTACGATTGATCCACCAGATGCCAAAGATCATGATGATGCAGTCTACGCAAGCAAGGATAAGGACCCTACAAATAATGGTGGTTGGATTATTATTGTGGCCATTGCAGATGTTTCTTACTATATTAAAACAGGAAGTGCTTTAGATAAAGAAGCATTAAAACGCGGAAATTCTGTTTATTTTCCTGATACCGTTGTCCCAATGCTGCCTGAACGCCTCTCTCATGATTTATGTTCTCTGCATGAAGGAAAAGAAAGACCCGCTTTAGCCGTTCGTATGATTTTTGATGCAAACGGTAATAAACAAAAACATAGTTTTCATCGTATTATGATGCGTGTAAGAGCTAAACTCTCCTATCAAGAAGTACAATTGGCAAGAAAAGGACATATCCATAAAAAAAGAGCACCCCTGCTTGAGAATATCTTGCAACCCTTATGGGAAGCCTATGCATGCCTTAAAATCGCGCGGCATCGTCGACAGCCCCTAGAATTAGAAATAGCAGAAAAAAAGATTATTCTTGATCAAAATGGATGTATCCAAGATGTTGTGAGTGAAGAACATTTAGAAGCCCATCGTTTGATTGAAGAGTTTATGATACAAGCCAATATTGCAGCTTCTGAAACATTAAAAAAACATCATCAGCCCTTCATCTATCGTATTCATGACAAACCCTCTCTTGCCAAACAAGAAATATTACGGACTTTCCTTCAAAGTTTAGGAATATCCCTCTCAAAAAGTGCTGAATTAACATCAGCACGCCTTAATAGAATTTTAGAAAAGGTCGCTCATACGGAACAACAAGAACTGGTCAATCAAGTTATATTGCGTTCACAATCACAAGCAGAATACAATCCTAAAAATAGTGGCCATTTTGGTTTGAATTTGCAAAACTATACACATTTTACATCACCAATTCGCCGTTATGCTGATCTCATTATTCATCGAGCACTCATTAAAGCTCTTAAACTAGGAAATGATCAATTAACTGACACACAAGAACAAAACCTTGCAGAAATTGCTACGCAAATTTCTTTATACGAGCGTCGTGCAATGGTTGCTGAAAGAGAAACGATTGATCGGCTTGTTGCTCACTATTTAACCAATAAAATTGGTCGTGTTTTTACAGGGCGCATTTCTGGAGTCACAAAAGCAGGCCTTTTTATCTCACTTGATAAACTCAATACAGATGGTTTTGTCCATATTTCTACACTTAAAAATGATTATTATCATTTTGATGAAGCGCAACATGTTCTTGTAGGACAACATAGCCATAAAGGCTATCAGCTCAGTGATATTGTAGAAGTAAAACTTATAACTGTACAACCTTTTGCTGGTGCTTTAAGCTTTGAGCTCTTAACAGAGCCTCGTTCAATCAAATTTTCATCGACATCCTACCATAAAAACAAATTAAAAAAACAAAAGCGTACTTTTTATGGAAGAAGGAAATATTAA
- a CDS encoding MFS transporter codes for MKKIFDSQNNSLRAIIAAITTIGIVGTALAMGTQLVSLLMAEKGLSNSTIGYSGTVGGIATIIAAVFTSRIALCLGITQTILLMMAIGSLSFLGFYFFESIWVWFILRFILHFTMTVMFILSEFWINSYAPPKKRGLVLSIYAIVLGLGFALGPTLLTKVGIQGFIPFGVCYSLIIFAAIPILFAWKLSPEFQKSQYTPFFRYLLHVPSAMMAVLVYGAIQMGALTLITPFSLSIGYHENEAAHFMATLALGNVFLLIPISIISDYAKDRRYPLIGCAIVGFVGTFIVPWIIQYPWILMLDLFLLGGVSASLYTIGLAHLGARLKGQELAAANSAFIFCYGIGMLIGPTFIGKSMDIFNPFGFSIAIAVFFGLYVMLVFVQLMRKLISS; via the coding sequence ATGAAAAAAATTTTTGACTCTCAAAATAATTCTTTGCGTGCAATTATTGCCGCTATTACAACCATTGGCATCGTTGGAACAGCATTGGCAATGGGAACACAACTTGTTTCTCTTCTTATGGCAGAGAAAGGACTTTCCAACAGTACGATCGGCTATAGTGGAACAGTTGGTGGAATTGCCACAATTATTGCAGCTGTTTTTACGTCTCGAATTGCCTTATGCTTAGGGATTACTCAAACAATATTGCTTATGATGGCTATAGGGTCTTTAAGTTTTTTAGGATTTTATTTTTTTGAATCCATATGGGTTTGGTTTATTTTAAGATTTATATTACATTTTACCATGACAGTTATGTTTATCCTGTCAGAATTTTGGATCAACAGTTATGCTCCCCCCAAAAAGCGTGGTTTGGTTCTTTCTATTTACGCTATTGTTTTAGGATTAGGGTTTGCGTTAGGTCCAACCCTGCTGACAAAAGTGGGAATACAAGGATTTATTCCTTTTGGCGTTTGCTATAGCCTTATTATATTTGCTGCTATCCCAATTCTTTTTGCTTGGAAATTAAGCCCAGAATTTCAAAAAAGCCAATATACGCCATTTTTTCGTTATCTCCTTCATGTTCCAAGTGCGATGATGGCGGTCCTTGTTTACGGTGCTATTCAAATGGGCGCATTAACTCTTATAACACCCTTTAGTTTATCCATTGGTTATCATGAGAATGAAGCAGCACACTTTATGGCAACCCTTGCGCTCGGGAATGTTTTCCTCTTAATTCCTATTAGCATAATAAGTGACTATGCTAAAGATCGACGCTATCCGCTGATAGGTTGCGCTATTGTAGGTTTTGTGGGAACCTTTATAGTCCCATGGATTATCCAATATCCATGGATTCTGATGCTTGATCTGTTTCTTCTGGGTGGTGTATCTGCGAGCCTTTATACAATTGGTCTTGCACATCTAGGAGCACGTCTCAAGGGGCAAGAACTTGCTGCTGCTAATTCTGCTTTTATTTTTTGCTATGGAATCGGTATGCTCATCGGGCCAACCTTTATTGGAAAATCCATGGATATCTTTAATCCCTTTGGTTTTTCAATAGCCATAGCTGTTTTTTTTGGTTTATATGTCATGTTGGTGTTTGTCCAACTTATGAGAAAATTAATCAGCTCTTGA